A stretch of Ectothiorhodospiraceae bacterium BW-2 DNA encodes these proteins:
- a CDS encoding 30S ribosomal protein S3: protein MGQKVHPTGIRLGIVKDWSSKWYADSKQFPRLLNNDLQVRDYLRKELSQASVSRVLIERPARNAKITIYTARPGLVIGKKGEDIERLRSAVAKMMGIPVHINIEEVRKPELDATLVAENIAQQLEKRVMFRRAMKRAVSNAIRLGAEGVKINVGGRLNGAEIARNEWYREGRVPLHTLRADIDYGVAEAKTTYGIIGVKVWIFKGEVFHQDGVAQAAEAAKAG, encoded by the coding sequence ATGGGACAAAAAGTACATCCAACTGGCATTCGTCTCGGTATTGTCAAGGACTGGAGTTCAAAGTGGTATGCCGATAGCAAGCAATTTCCGCGCCTACTGAACAATGATCTTCAAGTGCGTGATTATCTCCGTAAGGAGCTATCACAGGCATCGGTAAGTCGAGTCTTAATCGAACGCCCAGCACGAAACGCCAAAATCACCATCTATACCGCTCGTCCGGGGTTGGTTATTGGTAAAAAAGGGGAAGATATTGAGCGGCTGCGCAGCGCTGTGGCGAAAATGATGGGTATTCCGGTACACATCAATATTGAAGAGGTTCGCAAGCCGGAGCTTGATGCGACCTTAGTTGCAGAGAATATTGCCCAGCAGTTAGAGAAGCGGGTGATGTTTCGTCGAGCGATGAAACGAGCCGTCAGTAACGCCATTCGCTTAGGTGCTGAAGGGGTTAAAATTAATGTCGGTGGCCGTCTAAATGGTGCAGAAATTGCCCGCAACGAGTGGTATCGTGAGGGTCGAGTTCCCCTACATACCCTGCGTGCCGATATCGATTATGGTGTGGCCGAAGCGAAGACTACCTACGGCATTATCGGTGTCAAGGTCTGGATTTTTAAAGGCGAAGTCTTTCATCAGGATGGTGTTGCCCAGGCTGCGGAAGCGGCCAAAGCGGGTTAA
- a CDS encoding 50S ribosomal protein L29, producing MKAAELRTKNIDELNDEIKSLLREQFNLRMQRGVGQLKQVHRFSEIRRSIARIKTVLNEKSK from the coding sequence ATGAAAGCAGCAGAGTTACGAACTAAAAATATTGATGAATTAAACGATGAGATTAAATCCCTGTTGCGGGAGCAGTTTAATTTGCGTATGCAGCGTGGGGTAGGTCAGCTAAAGCAGGTGCATCGTTTTAGCGAGATTCGTCGTTCCATTGCAAGAATTAAAACTGTATTAAATGAGAAGTCCAAATGA
- a CDS encoding 30S ribosomal protein S5, whose protein sequence is MSTNETPEATDGYIEKLIGVNRVAKVVKGGRQFGFSALTVVGDGKGRVGFGTGKSKEVPVAIAKAMESARKNMFSVPLTDTGTIHYPITARHGAAKVYMQPASEGTGIIAGGAMRAVLEVVGVHNILAKIIGSNNSINVVRATVKGLSEMNSPEEVAAKRGKTLEEITG, encoded by the coding sequence ATGTCAACAAATGAGACTCCAGAAGCAACTGACGGCTATATTGAGAAGTTAATTGGCGTCAACCGAGTCGCTAAAGTGGTTAAAGGTGGTCGGCAGTTCGGGTTTTCTGCGCTGACCGTCGTTGGTGATGGTAAAGGGCGGGTCGGTTTTGGGACGGGTAAATCAAAAGAGGTACCGGTTGCGATAGCTAAGGCGATGGAGAGTGCGCGAAAAAATATGTTCTCTGTCCCTTTGACTGATACCGGTACGATCCACTACCCGATTACAGCTCGCCATGGAGCAGCTAAAGTCTATATGCAGCCGGCCTCGGAAGGTACTGGAATCATTGCCGGTGGTGCGATGCGTGCTGTGCTTGAGGTGGTTGGTGTGCATAATATTTTGGCGAAAATTATCGGTAGTAATAACTCCATTAATGTGGTGCGAGCTACGGTTAAAGGGTTGTCAGAGATGAACTCACCTGAAGAGGTGGCGGCAAAGCGCGGCAAGACTTTGGAAGAGATTACAGGATAA
- a CDS encoding 30S ribosomal protein S14: MAKLSMIQRELKRTKLVAKYAARRHAIKEQLSSTELSFEEREALQITLQKLPRDSSPVRQRNRCGVTGRPNGYFRKFGLSRNKLREAMMRGDVPGLRKASW; this comes from the coding sequence ATGGCAAAACTCTCTATGATTCAGCGTGAATTGAAACGCACTAAATTGGTAGCTAAGTATGCGGCTAGGCGTCACGCTATTAAAGAGCAGCTAAGCTCAACTGAGCTCTCTTTTGAGGAGCGGGAGGCTTTGCAAATTACGCTGCAAAAGCTGCCTCGTGACTCTAGTCCAGTGAGACAACGAAATCGTTGTGGTGTTACCGGTCGGCCAAACGGCTATTTTAGAAAGTTTGGCCTGTCACGCAACAAGCTGCGCGAGGCGATGATGCGCGGCGATGTGCCTGGCTTGCGCAAGGCAAGCTGGTAA
- a CDS encoding 50S ribosomal protein L22, which translates to MGTTAKLSYARISPQKCRLVADQVRGLHVEKALDVLTFSNKKAAVLIKKLLESAVANAEQNDGADIDELMISRIAVDQGPVLKRMRARAKGRGNRIIKRTSHVTIEVTEQS; encoded by the coding sequence ATGGGTACGACTGCAAAGTTGAGTTATGCACGCATTTCGCCGCAAAAGTGTCGCTTAGTTGCCGATCAGGTGCGGGGATTGCATGTTGAGAAGGCGCTTGATGTGCTGACATTTAGCAATAAAAAGGCGGCTGTGTTGATTAAGAAGCTGCTTGAGTCGGCTGTTGCTAATGCGGAACAGAATGATGGTGCCGATATTGATGAGTTAATGATTAGCCGTATCGCGGTAGATCAGGGGCCGGTACTGAAACGGATGCGAGCTCGGGCTAAAGGTCGTGGTAATCGCATTATCAAACGCACCAGTCATGTCACTATTGAAGTGACAGAGCAGAGTTAG
- a CDS encoding 50S ribosomal protein L18 — MNDKKQARVRRATKGRAKIRKQGIHRLSVNRTPRHIYAQVTSANGDQVMAAASTVMGEVKSSCDKTGNIEAAKLVGKAIAERARAAGISRVAFDRSGFQYHGRVKALADAAREHGLEF, encoded by the coding sequence ATGAATGACAAGAAACAGGCTAGAGTTCGCCGCGCAACTAAAGGGCGGGCAAAGATTCGTAAACAGGGCATCCATCGGTTATCTGTCAACCGTACTCCGCGCCATATCTATGCTCAAGTGACCTCTGCTAATGGCGATCAGGTCATGGCTGCGGCCTCTACAGTGATGGGTGAGGTAAAATCAAGTTGCGATAAGACGGGTAATATTGAAGCTGCGAAGTTAGTGGGCAAGGCGATTGCAGAGAGAGCTAGAGCGGCGGGTATCAGTCGAGTCGCTTTTGATCGCTCTGGATTTCAATACCACGGGCGGGTAAAGGCGTTGGCTGATGCAGCTAGAGAGCATGGACTGGAATTTTAA
- a CDS encoding 50S ribosomal protein L2: protein MAVVKSKPTSAGRRFVVRSAKNELHKGAPYAPLVSSKSRSGGRNNNGRITVRHRGGGHKQHYRIVDFKRDKDGVLGVVERLEYDPNRSAHIALIKYLDGERRYIIAPKGVIVGTEIVSGVDAPIKSGNTLQLRNIPVGSIIHCVEMKPGKGAQLGRSAGAAIQFVARDGAHATLRLRSGEMRKVPVECRATLGEVANSEHSLKKLGKAGAKRWKGIRPTVRGVAMNPVDHPHGGGEGRTSGGRHPVTPWGVPTKGYKTRKNKRTDHLIVRRRKSK from the coding sequence ATGGCAGTAGTAAAATCTAAACCGACCTCCGCTGGGCGTCGTTTTGTTGTTCGCTCGGCTAAAAACGAGCTGCATAAAGGGGCTCCCTATGCCCCTCTGGTCAGCAGCAAAAGCCGTTCTGGCGGTCGTAATAATAATGGTCGTATTACCGTTCGTCACCGTGGTGGTGGTCACAAACAGCACTATCGCATAGTCGATTTTAAACGCGATAAGGATGGCGTTTTGGGTGTTGTCGAGCGGCTAGAGTACGATCCAAATCGTAGCGCCCATATCGCGCTCATTAAGTATCTTGATGGCGAACGGCGTTACATTATCGCCCCTAAGGGGGTTATTGTGGGAACTGAAATTGTCTCTGGGGTGGATGCCCCTATCAAAAGTGGTAACACCTTGCAGCTACGTAATATTCCGGTGGGTTCTATTATCCACTGCGTCGAGATGAAGCCGGGTAAAGGGGCGCAGTTAGGCCGTAGCGCCGGTGCTGCAATACAGTTTGTGGCTCGCGATGGTGCTCACGCTACACTGAGACTCCGATCAGGTGAGATGCGCAAAGTGCCCGTTGAGTGTCGTGCAACCTTAGGTGAAGTGGCTAATAGTGAGCATAGTTTGAAAAAACTAGGCAAGGCGGGAGCCAAACGCTGGAAAGGTATCCGTCCTACTGTGCGTGGAGTGGCGATGAACCCAGTCGATCACCCTCACGGAGGGGGTGAAGGTAGAACTTCCGGTGGTCGTCATCCAGTGACGCCATGGGGTGTGCCTACTAAGGGGTATAAAACACGCAAAAACAAGCGTACTGACCATCTGATTGTCAGACGCCGTAAGTCGAAATAG
- a CDS encoding 30S ribosomal protein S8: protein MSMTDPIADMLTRIRNGLSASKMEVAMPASKLKKAVADLLKSEGYIDDFSVQDIDGKPTLKLSLRYYQGKPVIEEIHRVSKPSRRVYKSRNDLPSVRGGLGIAVISTSQGLMTDRAARSRGYGGEVICTVY, encoded by the coding sequence ATGAGCATGACTGATCCCATTGCAGATATGTTGACCCGAATTCGAAACGGTCTCTCTGCAAGCAAGATGGAGGTGGCAATGCCTGCATCTAAACTGAAAAAGGCTGTCGCAGATCTACTCAAATCTGAGGGCTATATTGATGACTTTTCAGTTCAGGATATCGATGGTAAGCCGACACTAAAGCTCTCCTTGCGCTACTATCAGGGTAAGCCGGTAATCGAAGAGATTCACCGGGTGAGCAAACCGAGTCGGCGGGTCTATAAATCGAGAAACGATCTCCCTAGCGTACGCGGCGGATTGGGTATTGCGGTGATTTCAACCTCTCAAGGGTTGATGACAGACCGCGCTGCCCGCAGCCGTGGTTACGGTGGCGAAGTGATCTGTACCGTCTATTAG
- a CDS encoding 50S ribosomal protein L24 — protein sequence MRKLKKGDDVVVIAGRDKGEKSTISRILDNDRAIVDNVNRVKKHQKANPNAGMSGGIIDMEAPIHISNLAILNRETGKADRVGFKIGDDGKKVRIYKSSGATIDA from the coding sequence ATGCGAAAGTTAAAAAAAGGCGACGATGTGGTCGTAATTGCCGGGCGTGATAAGGGAGAGAAGAGCACTATTTCGCGTATTCTCGATAATGATCGCGCTATTGTTGACAATGTCAACCGAGTGAAAAAACATCAAAAGGCAAATCCTAATGCCGGTATGTCAGGGGGCATTATCGATATGGAGGCTCCGATTCATATCTCGAATTTAGCAATTCTAAATCGAGAGACCGGTAAAGCGGATCGGGTAGGATTCAAAATTGGTGATGATGGCAAAAAAGTTCGAATCTATAAATCGAGCGGTGCCACTATTGACGCATAA
- a CDS encoding 50S ribosomal protein L14, with protein MIQMQTRLSVADNSGARVVQCIKVLGGSHRRYAGIGDIIKVSVKEAIPRGKVKKGDVYNAVVVRTRKGVRRGDGSLIRFDGNAAVILNNQHQPIGTRIFGPVTRELRSEKFMKIISLAPEVL; from the coding sequence ATGATTCAGATGCAGACTCGGCTAAGTGTGGCCGATAACAGCGGTGCTAGGGTAGTGCAGTGCATAAAGGTGCTGGGCGGCTCGCATCGTCGTTATGCCGGGATTGGCGATATCATCAAAGTGAGCGTGAAAGAGGCGATTCCTCGTGGCAAGGTCAAGAAGGGCGATGTCTATAATGCGGTTGTTGTCAGAACACGCAAAGGGGTTCGTCGCGGAGATGGTTCTCTTATCCGCTTTGATGGCAATGCGGCAGTGATTCTGAATAATCAGCATCAGCCTATCGGTACCCGTATTTTTGGTCCGGTTACCCGCGAGTTACGCAGTGAGAAATTTATGAAGATCATCTCGCTAGCTCCTGAAGTTCTGTAA
- a CDS encoding 30S ribosomal protein S11, with protein sequence MAKNVRNQKKKIKRNVLEGIAHVHASFNNTIVTISDRQGNALCWATAGGSGFRGSRKSTPFAAQVAAEKAGSVAQDYGMKNLEVWVKGPGPGRESAVRALNNMGFKITQITDKTPIPHNGCRPPKRRRV encoded by the coding sequence ATGGCAAAAAATGTACGCAATCAAAAAAAGAAGATTAAGCGCAATGTTCTCGAAGGGATTGCCCATGTGCACGCTTCGTTCAACAATACGATAGTCACTATCTCTGATAGGCAAGGAAATGCGCTCTGCTGGGCAACTGCCGGTGGATCTGGTTTTCGTGGTTCCCGCAAGAGCACTCCCTTTGCGGCTCAGGTAGCCGCCGAAAAGGCGGGTAGTGTGGCCCAAGATTATGGAATGAAAAATCTTGAGGTATGGGTCAAAGGTCCAGGGCCTGGCCGAGAGTCGGCTGTGCGGGCTTTAAATAACATGGGGTTTAAAATTACTCAAATTACTGATAAAACCCCGATCCCCCATAATGGTTGCCGTCCCCCAAAAAGACGCCGTGTATAG
- a CDS encoding 50S ribosomal protein L6, which translates to MSRAMKPVAIPAGVTISIENSVLSVKGSKGELNQAIHATVATHIAESEVHFAPAEGANDAIAMVGTMRSLLTNMIQGVTSGFEKKLELIGVGYRAQSAGTTLNLALGFSHPVEFAVPAGISIETPSQTEVVIKGIDKQQVGQVAANIRSYRPPEPYKGKGIRYSGEHIIRKEAKKK; encoded by the coding sequence ATGTCGCGAGCTATGAAGCCGGTCGCCATTCCGGCCGGAGTAACTATTTCAATTGAGAACAGCGTCCTAAGCGTTAAAGGGAGTAAAGGTGAGTTGAATCAAGCCATTCATGCCACCGTTGCGACCCACATCGCTGAGAGCGAAGTCCACTTTGCGCCGGCCGAAGGTGCTAATGATGCTATCGCTATGGTCGGTACCATGCGATCGCTATTGACCAATATGATTCAAGGGGTGACTAGCGGCTTTGAGAAGAAGCTAGAGCTTATCGGAGTAGGCTATCGCGCCCAATCTGCCGGTACCACGCTCAATCTCGCGCTCGGGTTCTCTCACCCAGTCGAATTTGCCGTGCCTGCTGGAATATCGATCGAGACCCCTTCGCAGACTGAAGTCGTGATTAAGGGGATCGATAAACAGCAGGTAGGTCAGGTTGCCGCTAATATTCGCTCATATCGGCCACCCGAACCCTATAAAGGTAAGGGTATTCGTTATTCTGGTGAGCATATTATTCGTAAAGAAGCGAAAAAGAAGTAG
- a CDS encoding 50S ribosomal protein L16, which produces MLQPKRTKFRKQQKGRNRGLAQSGNKVSFGEFGLKATARGQITSRQIESARRAMTRYIKRGGKIWIRIFPDKPITEKPLEVRQGKGKGSVEYWVAQIQPGRMLYEMEGVAEEVAREAFRLAAAKLPVSTTFVNRTIL; this is translated from the coding sequence ATGTTACAACCAAAACGAACTAAATTTCGTAAACAGCAGAAGGGGCGTAATCGTGGTTTAGCCCAGAGCGGCAATAAGGTTAGCTTTGGTGAGTTTGGTCTAAAAGCGACAGCTCGCGGCCAGATTACCTCACGCCAAATTGAGTCTGCTCGTCGTGCTATGACCCGCTATATTAAGCGGGGGGGGAAGATCTGGATTCGCATTTTTCCCGACAAGCCGATTACCGAAAAGCCGCTTGAAGTGCGGCAGGGTAAGGGTAAAGGTAGCGTTGAGTATTGGGTAGCGCAGATCCAGCCGGGGCGAATGCTTTATGAGATGGAGGGGGTAGCTGAAGAGGTGGCTCGTGAAGCGTTCCGCCTAGCGGCGGCAAAATTGCCTGTGAGTACAACCTTTGTGAATCGGACGATATTGTGA
- the secY gene encoding preprotein translocase subunit SecY: protein MAGMLSGGKLTELRQRLLFVLGALLVFRIGTHIPVPGIDPVALGILFEQQKGTILDMFNMFSGGALERFSVLALGIMPYISASIIMQLLTKVSPKLEQISKEGAAGRRKISQYTRYATLFLATFQAIGVAVMLESQMAGNLPVVIDPGLGFRITTVITLVTGTMFLMWLGEQVTERGIGNGISIIIFAGIVAGLPSAIGGTLELARTGEMNAVMVLILFALAALVTAFVVFVERGQRRITVHYAKRQQGRKMFAAQTSHLPLKVNMAGVIPPIFASSIILFPATLGGWLGSAEGMGWLQDIAATLSPGQPLYVLFYALAIIFFCFFYTALMFNPRDTADNLKRSGALIPGIRPGEQTARYIDTILGKLTLAGAIYITAVCLLPEFLILSWNVPFYFGGTSLLIIVVVVMDFMAQIQAHLMSHQYEGLMKKANLQGYGRSGL, encoded by the coding sequence ATGGCGGGTATGTTGTCGGGGGGGAAGTTGACTGAACTTCGGCAACGGTTGCTGTTTGTGCTTGGCGCACTGCTAGTTTTTCGTATCGGTACCCACATCCCTGTGCCGGGTATCGATCCTGTTGCGTTGGGTATTCTGTTTGAGCAGCAGAAGGGGACAATTCTCGATATGTTCAACATGTTTTCCGGTGGTGCCCTAGAGCGCTTCTCGGTGTTGGCTTTGGGAATTATGCCCTATATCTCTGCGTCCATTATTATGCAGTTGCTAACCAAGGTCTCGCCTAAACTGGAACAGATAAGTAAAGAGGGGGCGGCTGGACGGCGCAAAATTTCTCAATATACGCGTTATGCCACGCTGTTTTTGGCCACATTTCAGGCGATTGGTGTGGCTGTGATGCTGGAGAGTCAAATGGCGGGAAATCTGCCAGTGGTGATCGACCCCGGTCTTGGCTTTCGGATAACTACCGTGATTACTCTGGTTACCGGCACGATGTTTTTAATGTGGCTAGGTGAGCAGGTGACCGAGCGGGGTATCGGTAATGGTATCTCCATTATTATCTTTGCTGGAATTGTCGCTGGCCTCCCTTCCGCTATTGGTGGAACATTAGAGCTGGCTCGTACCGGTGAGATGAATGCCGTTATGGTGCTGATTCTGTTTGCTTTGGCCGCTTTAGTAACTGCGTTTGTGGTCTTTGTGGAGCGCGGTCAGCGACGAATTACAGTTCACTATGCAAAACGACAGCAGGGTAGAAAGATGTTTGCCGCCCAGACTAGCCATCTGCCTCTAAAAGTGAATATGGCTGGGGTCATTCCACCCATTTTTGCCTCTAGCATTATCCTCTTTCCGGCAACCTTAGGCGGGTGGTTAGGTAGTGCTGAGGGGATGGGATGGTTACAAGATATTGCAGCAACGCTATCACCCGGACAGCCACTCTATGTGCTCTTCTATGCGCTAGCTATTATCTTTTTCTGCTTCTTTTATACCGCGTTAATGTTTAACCCGCGTGATACCGCAGATAACCTTAAGCGTTCTGGGGCACTGATCCCAGGTATTCGACCGGGGGAGCAGACTGCTCGATATATCGATACCATTTTGGGCAAGTTAACTCTTGCCGGTGCTATCTATATTACTGCGGTCTGTCTGTTGCCCGAGTTTCTAATCCTCTCTTGGAATGTGCCATTCTATTTTGGAGGGACTTCGCTGCTCATTATTGTGGTGGTGGTGATGGACTTTATGGCACAAATTCAAGCTCACCTAATGTCGCATCAATACGAAGGGTTGATGAAGAAGGCTAACCTGCAAGGGTATGGTCGATCTGGTCTTTAA
- a CDS encoding 50S ribosomal protein L5 codes for MTRLEEFYKESVIPKLKQELGIDNVMSIPRITKITLNMGVGEAAADKKVITHAVEDMTKISGQKPIVTNARKSVAGFKIREGWPIGCKVTMRRERMYEFLDRLISIAIPRIRDFRGLSPKSFDGRGNYSMGVKEQIIFPEIDYDKIDKLRGLDITITTTAKNDEEGRALLRAFNFPMRG; via the coding sequence GTGACAAGACTAGAAGAGTTCTATAAAGAGAGTGTGATTCCAAAGCTAAAGCAGGAGTTGGGAATTGACAATGTGATGTCTATTCCTAGAATTACCAAGATTACCCTAAACATGGGCGTTGGTGAGGCTGCTGCGGATAAAAAAGTCATTACTCATGCGGTTGAAGATATGACTAAAATATCGGGGCAGAAGCCGATTGTTACCAACGCGCGTAAGTCGGTTGCCGGTTTTAAAATCCGTGAAGGGTGGCCGATTGGGTGTAAAGTCACCATGCGTCGTGAGCGGATGTATGAGTTTCTAGACCGCTTGATCTCAATTGCTATTCCGAGAATTCGTGATTTTCGTGGTCTTAGCCCGAAATCGTTTGATGGTCGCGGTAACTACAGCATGGGCGTCAAGGAGCAGATTATCTTCCCCGAGATTGACTATGACAAGATCGACAAGTTGCGTGGTCTCGATATTACCATTACGACTACTGCAAAAAATGATGAAGAGGGTCGTGCTCTGCTGCGTGCCTTTAACTTTCCAATGCGAGGATAG
- a CDS encoding 30S ribosomal protein S13 yields the protein MARIAGINIPVNKHTVIALRSVYGIGATRARDICRAAGIQPEVKIKELSEEQLEAIRSEVAKYDVEGDLRREVSMNIKRLMDMGCYRGMRHRRGLPLNGQRTRTNARTRKGPRRPIK from the coding sequence ATGGCACGCATCGCTGGCATCAATATACCAGTCAATAAACATACTGTTATTGCGTTAAGATCTGTCTATGGAATTGGTGCAACAAGAGCACGCGATATCTGTCGGGCAGCTGGCATTCAACCTGAAGTTAAGATAAAGGAGCTCTCTGAAGAGCAGTTAGAGGCGATTCGTTCGGAGGTTGCCAAATATGATGTGGAGGGTGACCTGAGACGGGAGGTCTCCATGAATATCAAACGGTTGATGGATATGGGGTGCTATCGTGGTATGCGCCATCGTCGTGGTCTGCCACTCAATGGACAGCGTACCCGAACTAACGCCCGTACCCGCAAGGGTCCGCGTCGTCCGATTAAGTAA
- the rpsQ gene encoding 30S ribosomal protein S17, whose protein sequence is MSETQGNIRTVTGKVISNKMDRTITVLIERKVKHPLYGKFIRRSTKLHAHDQDNICNMGDIVTIQECRPISKSKSWRLVDVVERAS, encoded by the coding sequence ATGAGTGAGACACAAGGCAATATCCGCACAGTGACAGGTAAAGTCATCAGCAATAAAATGGATCGCACGATTACGGTGCTCATTGAGCGCAAAGTCAAGCATCCTTTGTACGGCAAGTTTATCCGTCGTTCTACTAAATTACACGCTCATGATCAGGATAATATCTGCAATATGGGAGATATTGTGACCATTCAGGAGTGTCGTCCTATCTCTAAAAGTAAGAGCTGGCGTTTAGTTGATGTGGTCGAACGAGCTAGTTAA
- a CDS encoding 50S ribosomal protein L36, with protein MKVRASVKKICRNCKVIRRHGSVRVICSSDARHKQRQG; from the coding sequence ATGAAAGTACGCGCTTCAGTAAAAAAAATTTGTCGTAACTGTAAAGTCATTCGCAGACACGGCTCTGTTAGGGTAATTTGCTCATCCGACGCTCGCCACAAGCAGCGCCAAGGCTAA
- a CDS encoding 50S ribosomal protein L15, producing MYLNRLSPADGSKSAKKRVGRGIGSGLGKTAGRGHKGQHSRSGGFHKVGFEGGQMPLQRRLPKVGFSSRIGRVTAEIRLHELNRIEGDVVDMEALKSANLVSGVIKRAKIILSGECDRLLTVRGIAVTKGAKAAIEAAGGSVEEI from the coding sequence ATGTACTTAAATAGACTCTCACCTGCTGACGGCAGCAAAAGCGCCAAAAAACGGGTTGGCCGTGGTATCGGTTCCGGTTTAGGTAAGACTGCTGGCAGAGGTCATAAGGGGCAACACTCTCGCTCTGGTGGCTTTCATAAGGTCGGATTTGAGGGGGGGCAGATGCCCCTGCAGCGCCGTCTCCCTAAAGTCGGTTTTAGCTCCCGTATCGGTCGGGTGACGGCGGAAATTAGACTGCACGAACTGAACCGAATCGAAGGGGATGTGGTCGATATGGAGGCCCTAAAATCGGCCAATCTAGTCTCTGGAGTGATTAAACGGGCTAAAATTATCCTCTCAGGCGAGTGTGACCGTTTGCTTACTGTGCGTGGGATTGCGGTAACGAAAGGGGCAAAAGCTGCTATTGAGGCTGCCGGCGGCAGCGTCGAGGAGATTTAA
- a CDS encoding 50S ribosomal protein L30: protein MSQTKTVKIKLVRSVHGRLPNHKACVSGLGLRRMHQVVEVIDTPANRGMIDKVSYMVQVVED from the coding sequence ATGAGTCAGACAAAAACGGTCAAGATTAAACTGGTGCGTAGTGTGCACGGGCGGCTTCCTAACCATAAGGCGTGTGTCTCAGGGTTGGGGTTGCGGCGTATGCATCAGGTGGTCGAGGTTATCGATACGCCGGCAAATCGCGGTATGATAGATAAAGTTTCCTACATGGTTCAAGTGGTAGAGGATTAA
- a CDS encoding 50S ribosomal protein L23: MREQRLMQVLLAPHITEKSMLVADSGNQYTFKVVRNATKVEIKQAVELMFNVQVAKVSVVNIKGKTKRMGTRYGKRSDIRKAYVRLEAGQEIEFSSAVE, from the coding sequence ATGAGAGAGCAGCGATTAATGCAGGTTTTGTTGGCACCCCATATTACCGAAAAGAGTATGTTGGTGGCCGACTCGGGTAATCAGTACACCTTCAAAGTGGTTCGCAATGCGACTAAAGTAGAGATTAAACAGGCGGTCGAGCTGATGTTTAATGTGCAGGTGGCGAAGGTGAGTGTGGTTAATATCAAGGGGAAGACCAAGCGCATGGGTACGCGCTATGGCAAGCGCAGCGATATTCGCAAAGCGTATGTTCGCCTTGAAGCCGGACAGGAAATTGAGTTTTCCAGCGCGGTAGAGTAG
- a CDS encoding 30S ribosomal protein S19, whose product MPRSVKKGPFVDHHLLKKVKEAVESNNRRPVKTWSRRSMIIPDMVGLTLAVHNGRQHVPVLINENMIGHKLGEFAPTRTYRGHAADKKAKKR is encoded by the coding sequence ATGCCACGATCCGTAAAAAAAGGACCATTTGTCGATCACCATCTATTAAAGAAGGTGAAAGAAGCTGTAGAGAGCAATAACCGTCGTCCAGTTAAAACTTGGTCACGCCGTTCAATGATTATTCCCGATATGGTAGGGCTAACACTGGCCGTCCATAATGGGCGTCAACATGTGCCGGTATTAATCAATGAGAATATGATTGGCCACAAGTTAGGTGAGTTCGCCCCAACTCGAACCTACCGGGGACACGCTGCCGATAAAAAGGCGAAAAAGAGGTAA